In the Nothobranchius furzeri strain GRZ-AD chromosome 1, NfurGRZ-RIMD1, whole genome shotgun sequence genome, TGCACGGGTGCTCCGGCACCTCGTTGCAaactacaaacaaacaaaaggagAGGGCGCATAACGCTCACAACTcagtaaaaacaaagaaaaaaaagagaatggAGGGAAACTGAAGTTAAATACGGTTTGCGTGGCCGCTAATGTTAGCTTCATTAGCTTGTAGCATTAGCATGATACCGAGCTAACTCACAGGCGCCGTCCTGCAAATTTTCATCTTCACTTACTTGCACAAACCAAAGACATGTTCCAAACGCAGTCCTAACAGTGCCCTCCTAAACGTAGACTGTGTTTTTTGGCGTCTTGAATTTCCCCCCGCTTGTGAACACTTATATTTAGTTCAAACTGGAGATAGCACGCTGTCCTTTCATTGCCGCTATAAAGGAACTGCTTCCTTTTTCTTCGTCGCTGGTTTCCGCCAACAATCAAACCGCACTCATTTCAGTCTGCACTGCCCTCCACCGCTtaaaacacaccactgcactcTTGAAAATCTTACAGGGGTCTGCAACCAGCAGTGCAAGTGGCTCTTTagataaaaattattttaaaaagcacATTTTTAACATAGACATATTAAAAATTGTTGGTTAAAGCAGCTTTTCGGGTTTTATGGAATAACTACATTGAATATCCACATCAAAATGAAACTACAATTACCATTTGACATAATTTTCCACAAATATCAACATCCCAGAGAAAAATCTCCATTCTACGTTTGCCaaagtattttttttatcattttaaaattGACTAATGGAAACAAATGTTGGATATTTTTAAATGACAGCAAATCTAATAGTTCCTTATTGAAGAAGGCACAAATATTTCttgctttaatctcagaattctcccATTAATGTCAAGACatctgagcaaaaaaaaaaaaaaaaaaaagaagataacttTCCTCTACGTTAAACCTCCAACATAGATTTTTATCATAAATGGCGTTTTTCCTGAACGTCCTCTAACAGTTGAGGCTCTGAACAATTATTGGGATGGACTGAGAGAAAAACGGCCGTTTGGATTGTAAAGAATGCAGACCCATGCTCAAGCAGATTTCTCTATAGTCAAAGAATAGATAATATGAGGCGTTTGTGTTAAAtatacattttattgttttagagaCAACCTTCTGATAGTCAATAATGAATTACATTAGTGATGCTATAATATGTTCCCAGATTTACAGGCTGTTGCCCTATAATAGGTTACATTTCTACAATTGTCTAGAGGGTAATAACACTACACCTGCAAAATAACTTTAACTGCAAGACAGATATTTATAATATTTTTTGCAGCAGTCAGGAATGAACAGGATGATTATGCACTTTAGTTTATGCTATAATAATGTGGCATTTTAATAATTTTCTCTTGCAAACCTTAGAGTAACTATGTTGACGTTTATGCAGACCTAGGGATCATAGAAGGCCAATGAACACTTGAGACACCCGGCAAAGACAGTGCAGATCATGTTGGTCCTGAGGGTCTGGAGGTAGGTAACAGCAGGAGATTTCATGAGCACCATAGTGCAATGTGTGACATGAAGGGTAACGCTCAACCCGTGGTTCAAAACTCAGTACAAACCCAAGAATTAAAAGTGTGCAAACTGGTGCACATGAGATTGTTCATGTCAGCTTAGAATCATCTACTGTAATATTTCCATGCCTCAAGCTTCACTTCTCATCTCATCCTAGCCTCCGTTTTTATAGAAAGTCCAGTTTATTTGATGTGTAAACACTGCAAGATTCAGAAGTGTCCGTATCTAGAGGCAGCGCGGAAAATAAGTTGTTGGATTTGCTCCACCTTTCCTCATCTCCGTCTTTCTTGATCTGGAACTGGACACAGTCCTCGCAGGAATGGAGGCAGTCTGACGCTCCAGGAACAGAAAAGGAAATATTTTCCTCTTCCTCTGTAGGTTTTTCCTGCTGGAGAGGTGCGACAGCAATGGATTTGAAAAAGCGCGTAACTTGCCATCCATCACAACTCTGCTGTTTTACCTCAGTGGTCACATTATGACGAGGGGAGCTACCAGCTGTCAGTCTTTGCAGTTCCTGGTTTTCATCTCCCACCGTCTCCATCAGAACAGGAGTGTAGCCCTGGAAGTacacaacaacaatgtgcttagaCACTCAACTCTGTTCCAGCCCCCCCAAGCGATGATAAGCCTTACAGAGTGAGCAGGACTGGCTCTTGGGGTCCATTTTCTTGGTGTAACAGGATGCTCGGGATGGCTATAGTAGGCTGGAGGCTGTTGAAGGGTCTGACTGTAGTTCTGCAGTAACAAACACAGAATAAAACTCAGCTTTTTTACTTAGATTTTATTTCCTGGATCATTAAGAGTGTTTATTTACAGCTCTTTGGGAGTTTTGATCTTCCAAacagtgctttataaatacatcTAAATTAATTTTAACTTCACTTTTACTAACAGTCATAGGACATGTTGTGGTTTGATTTGCTCTTCCTGCTGTGCGTCAGCATTCCAAAGGGCTATTTAATTTAAAAGATGCATATTTGCACATGATGCAAGCTCAGAATCAGAAATACCATTTAATCTATGGCAGGAGACTAAAAGTGGGCGGGGCTACACACGGTGGAGTTCTGTCCTCCTCACCTGGATGTTGACCCTGGGAGGGTTGGATGGCGCCGCGCGGTTTGTCCTGATGCCCGTGATGATCTGTGACAGGCTGCAGTTTGGGTAGCGCTTCATAAACAGGATGAAACCGGCCAGCGACACAAACATTCCAGATGGGACAGAAATGGACTTGAAGAGCGCTCGCCACGTCCCTCCCCTTTTTTCTGAGATCAGAAAGACAGATGGGACAGAAATTGGATAAACTTTGCACAACTGAGCAGGAAGTTAATTTCCAGGTGAATGCGCAGCGCTGCTCACCGATCATGTGTAAATACGTAGAAGACACGAGGTTTCCATCCCCGTCTCTGACTTCGTACAGCCCGTCATGTCTTGATGTGAGTCTGATGATGACGACCTCATGGATGGATCCGTTCCTGCTCAGAGAGACGATTCCTCTGTAGCGCAGGTCGTGGTCCGTTATGTGGCCCTCGCGAAGCAGCTGCACGGGGCCGCGGGGGGGCTTTGGGTCGAAAGGGCCCAGGGACGACTCATCTGGAATTCGACTTGGGGTAAAAATGAGATGGGCGTGATGGAGAGGGAGAAATAAGGGAAGGGTTAGAGACTCCTTGGTGAAGCGAGAAATATTGAAGGAGTGCCCTGCATTAGGATGCAGATCAAAAGCAGCAGTGGGTGATGGAGGAGACATGGAGGTATGACAGAGTAACAGATACAAAGAGGATGAAAAAAATTATCATCCTATTGTTGCCAAAAAACGAAAAACAGAATCCTCTCAAAGCTCTGGAGCTCACCACGAACTGAGAGGGTGCTACGAGACAGTACGTTCCCGTCGTCGTCTTTTATGGTGTAGTTGCCTTGATCCGCCTGCGTGACTTTCTCCGCCAACCAGACCCTCCCTCCTCGCAGCAGCCGCCCCCGACCAGCGTCGCTTGTTTCAGGGTTCGTCCGGTTCCACAAGATGATCGGCATGGCCTCAGGTGGAGCCCCACGGGGATAAAACTCCAGCAGGGAAGCATTTTCAGGAATCCCATGCTCAAAGGTCTCCCCGTAGCTTTTACGGTAGGGCCTGATGCATTCTGGTGCGGGACAGAAACAGGAAGTTTAGAGCAATGTTGAGATTCAAACGTCTGATTATCCTGACATGCAGGGAAAGCTGACCTGAAACAATCAGATGAACCGTCTCGTATGTGAAGAGGTGAGACAGTTTGTTGGCATACACCCCCTGATCGCTGTGAGTCGCCTCTTTCAGGACTAAGGTCTTGTCTCTGGTCCACTCAAACCGCGGGTCCTTCACCTGCAGTCGCAGACAAGAccgtctggtcactttgcttcattACAACACAGATCAAAGGTTATCCAACAAGAAACTCTCCTACCTACCAGAGTTTTAAAATAAGATCATTCTTTGTTTAAAATACACAAAACTCCTACTCACTGTGGTTTTCTCCAGCAGGACGCGTCTCACCCCATCCCCATCCGGTGTAAATGTCACAATCCTGGACGTTGAGTCCACCGGAAGCCGAAATTCCTTCCCAACACAAACCGTTTGGACTTTTTCCCTTTCACCTGACGGGCCGCAGAAGAAAGACGTTAAAGCTCTGACGTTTAAAAGTCTTTATAAAGATAAACGTTTAGTGGTGAAACAAAGCTGTTGACTCACCAAGTAACTCCCAACCTGCAGGGAGAATAAAAACACAGTTTGATCTCTCATGCAACTCTAACAGTATAAAATAATACATAACTGATATCTTTGGATAATTCAGAACCTCCAAACAAATTTTTTACTTAAAATAATCGGCCTATAGGGACCATGATCAACACTCCAGTGTCTATTATGATTTCCATTGCTCATTACTGGTAACAACATTAAAAATAAACAGCTAACTGGTCTATAGAGCTGTAATTAAACGATGACATGAAACTAGAGGTTGCTCAGATTTTACCTGCACACAGATGGAGGGTGGAAAGTGCGATCAGGAGCACGTCGGTGAACATGTTCTCCTGTAAACACAGCAGGTTGTTGCATCTGTAAACATAATTGTCATTCACTCCCACCCTCCGCTCTGAAAACAAGCGGCCAGTCGGAACATCACATGCCTTCATCAATCAACAAGCtgcaagaggaggaggaagggagaTCTGCTAAAACTGCGTCTGTGCACAGCCTACcatcacgcgcgcgcgcacgcacgcacacacacacacacacacacacacacacacacacacacacacacacacacacacacacacacacacacacacacacacacagagccagcGCTGTCACCCATCTGGTCCAATCTAAAGTCCACTCAGGTGTCAAACAGGTTTCTCCGCCCCCGAACGTCATTCACAACCAAACAACGGGACGATTTGACCTTTTGTCAGTAATTGGTGGCTCAGTGCATGATGATCTCATTAGAACTCACCTGCACGATTATTAAAACCGATCCACCGCCCGAAATGTTCCAGAATTAGCGTGGATGAAGACAAGTGgaagcagcagaagcagcagtaGCAGCAGAAGCGGTTGTCTGCAGAACGCGCATGCGCACTGACCCCCCCGCGTCATGGCGATGGACATAGTTCCAGCCAGGAGGTCGCTTTCTGCagaatgcaaaagaaaagaaaaaatattaataacaataattgatatatatatatatatatatatatatatatatatatatatatatatgatcacAGCTTCAGTACCCTGCCCAGAACTGAGTCAGGTGAATGTGTAAAAAGATAACTGAAGGCGTTGAAATAAAGAAGACAAGAAGAGATAAATTAAAATACCAAATAAATGCTTCACAATCCACTGCTgaacacagttttttttaaattaaactggTGAAACAGCAATTGGACTGCAAAGATTTTATCCTACATATATATTCAAGACAATTTTCCAAAGCTAGTGAATTTCATGGAAAACCAACGACAATCTGTAGTTATTTAAAAACGCTGTTCCAGAGATCTTAAATTATGGAGGACTGGCGACCTCATGAATGAATACCTAGTCCAGACCACTTTTGGTTCCCAGACTTTTTTTTGTTGAACCCTCCTGGAACAGGCCTGGAGAAAAATGATGGTATACGTAACTTAATATTTTGTTGTATAACCTTTTGAGGAAATCACTGTAATCTTCCTGTAATTCTCAGTGAGACTTCTGcatctctcagcaggtattttggcccactccccatgagcaaactgctccagttgtctcaggtttgaaggacACCTTTTCCAGACGTTCCTTTTGTAACGCACTTAGCTAACCGTCTACATaagttagaagaagaagaaacaatgtcttctatagcgcctctcaagataaaaatcacgaggcgcttcataaaaaaaacctttaaatataaaaaagaatttagaaaattattcaaaatatgtttaaaagaagtaaaaatagacatttgtgattaaaaaatgtagtgAAAGAGttaataagaaagagggaaatcagtggatcctgaggaaagtgAAGTAGgtagggaaagcagaataaggagggtgatggtcacaccaaagccagcttgaacaggtgagtcttcatctgcttcttaaaggagaccactgagtccactgatctcaggctcagggggagagagttccagagtctgggggccacacattggggccacagcagcaaatgatctttgGTGTCTAGGTGCGTTACAACAGGAATCATGGCAGAAAAGGTGCCAACCTCAggttaaaaatataaaataatgtatTTTTATGGTTGTTGCTCAGTAGCCTATCGACTGTATCCAGTGTTATGCCATTTTCTGCAACCATCAGATTCTGAGACTGTAGGGAGGGGGCCTGCAGAAAGGGGTCAAACCTTTGAATTTTTGAATggcttttatgtttatgtttattcatttagcagacgcctttatccaaagcaacttacaatttctacctgtagggcatgttgtgggcATGTGCATCTTTTCCAAGATTGTACACTTCACCTCAATGTAGCCGGCATCTTGGGATGGGATATTGCTGTCATCCTATCAGGCTACTGACAAACACGTTAAATCAAAGTTACATTTTAACAGAGTTCTAATCTGTGTCAGAAATACATTTATggtataaaataaatgtaaaaaagttgCTTAAAAACATTAGTGTGAGTATAAAAGCCATCATTATTAGCTTATTTAATATGCATATAAtggtttctcacagtttttaaaCTAAACAGTgacttccttcaaaataaaagtgtatTTGGGTTTCAATCATGTTTGTTTACATATGATTTGGAGCTAAACAGCAGAACATGAATGAGGATCTGATTTATGTAAATTTGCTCCACAAACTGTAAGTACTTCTATATTCGTCTCTTTTTGAGGACGACTATTTAAAACTTCGTTTCACACAAAATGCTTTTTCAGCTTTAGTACAATTTGCCTTAGGATTAACATCAACTTAAACCACACACCTAACAGCTGGTATAGGAATGTAAAATGTAATCACTAATTAATTATTATTGTTCAAAATGTGGTGATTGAGTTGTTTTGTGTGCTTTGTTAACTAAAAAATGGGCTGTATTGGTAAAATACATAGAATGTATGCTTTTTGTAAGCAGTGTTGTCACCATAGAGAAGACCTGAGGGTTCCATGCTCTGTATATAGGTATAGAATTTGCTTGACAGATGACTGatatttgacatttgataactagttcaacaattttgtgtgtaatgactcaagcaatgaaagtaagactattagttttattgagagtgactattcagcatccataagtataattcattttgactgacatgacataagcaaatggaaatgtcaaaaaacagcagagaaatgtatgaaagcaactgatacatgtccaaaatcatttgcagttggttcagagaaaggagaaattgctactatgatgtgcacaaatgactaaatgttgtggaggttgaactaatagttatgagaattttaattctgatctgagaaacgcaccaaagcgactgagaaaaactgtattctggaaatgtctcctaaattgaacaattgatcacaggtgaatttcatctgtcactcatgaggaggtgaatcctcaattggcaagcatatatgaactgagcaggagctagtgtgtaccatttctatacttctgtatacttctccactccaggagatactttcctcgCTGCATTGCGAGGGACGACATCCAttgtgatgtagatgaaaatatgtggccagacagacaggaacgtctggatgtgccagaatgatttactgtacctgtatgttacagtactgtgcaatactgtatgtactgttacatgtactgtatattgttcacatttgtgcacagctctaccaaaagggtgattttttgtttacatgtattctacagtaaacaagtgactgtaACATATTTTccttttgcacaatgctgtagaattacaaacacttctatacagtaaaaatgtaaaacgtaagtattcagtgtctcagttactcccaaaactcccataacatctacagtaactttactgcacatttcaaatggctgtacaagtagggcacagtgctgtcttgagcattttctggtgtcaccaaatattcttgcaatggaaaacactgaaatttTAAACTGTCgtagtgaaaacatgacaaagccatttgactatcttgttcatagagatggtgtcaagacttttcattttgatggcactgaaagtttcattgacatgaatacttgcttttgaggaatggattatcaattttgagcaAGTGACAtgcttttgcaggctatccacttggttttgcagtttgcactaattgttttgagaaatgcactaactgctgtgcaaatgttaatagtgttctgagaaacgcaccaaagcgactgagaaaaactgtaatcagTAATTTTGTAATGGCCGCTGAGAGACACTCAAGACTGACTAGAGCTGTAATAACACGTTGCAGTGGCTACAGTCCACTTAGACACAACTGCTTAAAATTCACATGTCTAGACCCAGTTGGTAATAAACATGTTAAGATACATGCTAACCACAGAACAACACTAGCTCAAGGAACTGCTAAGGGTatcttgagctactgctaatgttctTGTGGGACATGAGGAAAGCAGCAAAGAAGAATGTAGGAGTATCACTCATGTTCCAAGATGTGTACAGGGAATATACAGActttgaatgaatgccagataaATCCATAGCTTGCAGTCCAGTCTGACggctgatcccccccccccacccccccaaccaaAGCATAGAACACTTCCTTGTGTGTGCCCCTCCCCTCAGATCAATGTAGTACAACCCAATACTTTCTCGTCAACCCCTCGTTATAGTTTTTTTCAGGTATATCATTCATCATATAATCATCGGGGTAGACTGGCCAATCAGCAgacagctcatttaatattcattCTAGTTTTCTACTGGGTGCTATTTGGCCATTTGTCATGtctcctgggccattgtgagcctcAACAAAGTTTCATCTGatagaggctcaaagaacagttcTAGGACCCCTTTAAGAGAAAAGACTTTACGCTGTCCATAATCTCTAATATTAGGCTGATCCTGTTTCCTTCATTTGCAGCTTCAGATTGTGTTGAAGGGTCTTATGGGGATGAGCTGGATTATAACGTCTCAACAGAAACTCAATACCTGGAGTTCACTTCAGAGCTAGACAGTCAGCACAAGCCAGTGATCCTGTGGAATAACACGGACCTTCAGAGCAGTGATGAGAAAAGAGGAAAAGTCAAGAATAACATCTGGAGGATCTCAAAGCTCACTCAGGCAGACAACGGCTTCTACAGCTTCAGGCAAAAAGACCACACCCTGGTGTTGAGTGTACATCTCACAGTAAACGGTAAAAGCTGGAAGAGAAATAAAAGCCGTGTGagattaatttaatttttttccagATTAATTTATGTTTTTTGATCAGTCAGCTACAGAAAATCCCAGATCCCTTGTCATAAACCAAAACACCATCTTTAAATATCCCTTTGATCATAGATCATGGAGTGACAATATTTTGCCAAAGGTAAAAAATGAACATGTGACATTGATGACAACAGACCAAGGGCTCTGGGACGATGACCCCAGAAGTTATACTCAGACTAATGCAGTTGAAAGTTAtgacaacaaacacacacagtacTCCCACAAATCTATGGGACATCAGGTGAGTTAATGTCTTTACATCCCAACAATctctggttattccaactcaaatTCTCTCCAATGCCTTTGTGTTCTAACAGGATCTAATTCAGTCGGAACATTCAAATATCTTTCGATTGTTGCTACTGCCCTTGGTTTACAATGTTACTGTTGTACAAAGTCTCGTGAAAATCCTCCCGATGACAGATCTATTCCTGAGATAGGGGAAGTACCTGTTGTGGTTTATAATGTAAGTATTTTAAAAATGAGATTAAGTGCTTTATATCATTCTCAAATGTTTAACTAAAGGTCCCTGTTTCCATTTCCAGGATGAAAATCCACCAACAGGCGCAAATTGCTTAAAAAATTATTCTTCATTGTTCTTTCATCAACCCATAAGtctgttttaaaacaaaataaaatcacctcAGACAAAACTTGAATTGTCCACCTCGTCTTCATCCTGTTGGATATTACTAAGGAACATTCAGATGAATAAATGCTGAGATAATTACATAGAACAGGGTGTCCAAACGTTTAGAGATCAGATTTTCtcatattttttaaaacatttgcagctgtctctagtaggagtgaatgccttgtaaatccttctctggggaaaaaaaaagatCAGACGATCCTGTTAGAGTACTTAGAAGTCAGCCGGAAGTggcagcagacagcaggatttgaagtCCTATTTTCCTGATCTCGCCTCTGACTGGGTAACAGCAACGCAATTTTGCAATGATATTGTTTtatctctgcaaaaaaacacaaacctgaaggagttctgccatgttgctaatgctaatggttggtGTTGTGCTCTGCTCTTACCTGACTGCTAAGTCATCTACAGCCTTCCCTCTCTGGCGTGCCATGATGGATGAGCCCATAAATGCTTAAATTCTGCCACAACAAATTTCTGTAGATTTTATTTGACTACTCAAAATGGGTCTAGAATTGGCATATTTGGCATATAAATAAGCTTATTTCCCAAAGCCATGGTGAACATTGCCAGCTGCCTTTCATGTCAGAGTTTTTCACTTAGATGTTGAGAATTGA is a window encoding:
- the LOC107375973 gene encoding uncharacterized protein isoform X2 translates to MFTDVLLIALSTLHLCAGWELLGEREKVQTVCVGKEFRLPVDSTSRIVTFTPDGDGVRRVLLEKTTVKDPRFEWTRDKTLVLKEATHSDQGVYANKLSHLFTYETVHLIVSECIRPYRKSYGETFEHGIPENASLLEFYPRGAPPEAMPIILWNRTNPETSDAGRGRLLRGGRVWLAEKVTQADQGNYTIKDDDGNVLSRSTLSVRGHSFNISRFTKESLTLPLFLPLHHAHLIFTPSRIPDESSLGPFDPKPPRGPVQLLREGHITDHDLRYRGIVSLSRNGSIHEVVIIRLTSRHDGLYEVRDGDGNLVSSTYLHMIEKRGGTWRALFKSISVPSGMFVSLAGFILFMKRYPNCSLSQIITGIRTNRAAPSNPPRVNIQNYSQTLQQPPAYYSHPEHPVTPRKWTPRASPAHSGYTPVLMETVGDENQELQRLTAGSSPRHNVTTEEKPTEEEENISFSVPGASDCLHSCEDCVQFQIKKDGDEERWSKSNNLFSALPLDTDTSESCSVYTSNKLDFL
- the LOC107375973 gene encoding uncharacterized protein isoform X1, whose translation is MFTDVLLIALSTLHLCAGWELLGEREKVQTVCVGKEFRLPVDSTSRIVTFTPDGDGVRRVLLEKTTVKDPRFEWTRDKTLVLKEATHSDQGVYANKLSHLFTYETVHLIVSECIRPYRKSYGETFEHGIPENASLLEFYPRGAPPEAMPIILWNRTNPETSDAGRGRLLRGGRVWLAEKVTQADQGNYTIKDDDGNVLSRSTLSVRGHSFNISRFTKESLTLPLFLPLHHAHLIFTPSRIPDESSLGPFDPKPPRGPVQLLREGHITDHDLRYRGIVSLSRNGSIHEVVIIRLTSRHDGLYEVRDGDGNLVSSTYLHMIEKRGGTWRALFKSISVPSGMFVSLAGFILFMKRYPNCSLSQIITGIRTNRAAPSNPPRVNIQNYSQTLQQPPAYYSHPEHPVTPRKWTPRASPAHSGYTPVLMETVGDENQELQRLTAGSSPRHNVTTEQEKPTEEEENISFSVPGASDCLHSCEDCVQFQIKKDGDEERWSKSNNLFSALPLDTDTSESCSVYTSNKLDFL